The proteins below are encoded in one region of Lactuca sativa cultivar Salinas chromosome 3, Lsat_Salinas_v11, whole genome shotgun sequence:
- the LOC111877666 gene encoding beta-fructofuranosidase, soluble isoenzyme I — protein MKASLSNLENPITSSALPYSYAPLPDGEQPAGNDPTIRSYIKTALFLLSVFLAISFLVFLFAGEEPVLNKNLNTSPVPSTAATPEKVTPLSRGVEKGVSEKSFHPLLGADNSYPWSNDMLDWQRTAFHFQPKKNWMNDPNAPVFYNGWYHLFYQYHPEAPVWGKIVWGHAVSKDLINWRHLPIAMETDQWYDEEGVWTGSATILSDGQLVVLYTGSTNESLQVQNLAYPADPSDPLLINWVKYPGNPVLVPPPGIDNDDFRDPTTAWKTPDGKWRFTIGSKINKTGISLVYDTEDFKTFELLDELLHAVPGTGMWECVDFYPISKLGENGLDTSVDGIGVKHVVKASMDADRNDYYAIGTYDAYKGKWTPDSPTLDVGIGLRYDYGIYYASKTFFDQNKQRRVLWSWIRETDTEASDIRKGWASLMGVPRTIVFDKKTQNNIIQWPVEEINLLRTNLTAFKDIVVEAGSLVPLNLPSASQLDIVAEFEVDKKTMELLNGSDTSYDCAKSDGAAQRGTLGPFGFSVLANEGLAEHTPVYFYVVKGVDRNLKTFFCADQSRSSNANDVDKSIYGSIVPVLKGEKLSMRILVDHSIVESFAQEGRTCITSRVYPTKAINNNAQLFLFNNATATKVTVSVNVWQMNYAFV, from the exons ATGAAGGCTTCTCTTTCTAATCTTGAAAACCCAATCACCTCCTCCGCCCTTCCTTACTCCTACGCCCCATTGCCTGACGGTGAACAACCAGCCGGAAATGACCCCACCATCCGCTCATACATAAAGACAGCTCTCTTTCTGTTGTCTGTGTTCTTGGCCATTAGCTTTCTAGTGTTCCTGTTCGCCGGAGAGGAGCCTGTACTTAACAAAAACTTGAACACAAGTCCGGTGCCTTCCACGGCGGCGACGCCGGAAAAAGTAACACCTTTGTCACGTGGGGTGGAGAAAGGTGTATCGGAGAAATCTTTCCATCCATTGTTGGGTGCAGACAATTCGTATCCATGGAGCAACGACATGTTGGATTGGCAAAGAACTGCCTTTCACTTCCAACCTAAGAAAAACTGGATGAACG ATCCTAATG CTCCGGTTTTTTACAATGGATGGTACCATCTGTTCTATCAATACCACCCCGAAGCTCCGGTGTGGGGCAAAATCGTTTGGGGCCACGCCGTTTCCAAGGACCTCATCAACTGGCGCCACCTCCCCATCGCCATGGAAACCGATCAGTGGTATGACGAAGAGGGTGTCTGGACTGGTTCCGCCACCATCCTTTCCGATGGTCAACTCGTCGTACTTTACACCGGATCCACCAACGAATCCCTCCAGGTCCAGAACCTGGCGTATCCGGCCGACCCATCTGACCCGCTCTTAATCAACTGGGTCAAATACCCAGGAAACCCGGTTCTCGTCCCACCACCCGGTATCGATAATGACGATTTCCGCGACCCGACAACCGCATGGAAGACTCCAGACGGAAAATGGCGATTCACAATCGGTTCTAAAATCAATAAAACCGGTATTTCGTTGGTTTACGACACGGAGGACTTCAAAACCTTTGAGCTTTTAGACGAGTTGCTCCATGCTGTTCCGGGTACGGGTATGTGGGAATGCGTTGACTTTTACCCGATTTCAAAGCTAGGCGAAAATGGTCTTGACACGTCAGTAGATGGGATTGGGGTGAAACATGTTGTCAAAGCCAGCATGGATGCTGACCGAAATGACTATTATGCCATCGGTACTTATGATGCCTACAAAGGAAAATGGACCCCGGATAGTCCTACATTAGATGTCGGCATTGGGTTGAGATACGATTATGGAATCTATTACGCCTCCAAAACATTCTTCGACCAAAACAAACAAAGAAGAGTTTTGTGGAGTTGGATTAGAGAGACAGACACCGAAGCCTCCGACATTAGGAAGGGTTGGGCTTCTCTCATG GGGGTTCCTAGAACAATTGTGTTTGATAAGAAAACTCAAAACAATATAATCCAATGGCCAGTTGAAGAGATCAACCTATTACGAACAAATCTAACAGCTTTCAAGGATATCGTGGTAGAAGCTGGCTCACTCGTCCCACTTAACTTGCCTTCAGCGTCTCAG CTAGACATCGTGGCTGAATTTGAAGTGGATAAGAAGACAATGGAGCTATTGAACGGATCGGATACTTCATATGATTGTGCCAAAAGCGATGGAGCCGCACAACGAGGTACATTGGGACCATTCGGTTTTTCAGTCCTTGCAAACGAAGGTCTAGCTGAACACACTCCTGTGTATTTCTATGTTGTAAAAGGAGTTGATAGGAATCTTAAAACCTTTTTTTGTGCTGATCAATCGAGGTCATCAAATGCTAATGATGTCGATAAGTCGATTTATGGGAGCATTGTCCCAGTTCTCAAAGGTGAAAAGTTGTCTATGAGAATTTTGGTGGACCATTCGATAGTCGAAAGTTTTGCTCAAGAGGGGCGGACATGTATTACTTCGCGTGTTTATCCAACAAAGGCGATCAACAACAATGCTCAATTATTCTTGTTTAACAACGCTACTGCCACTAAAGTTACTGTTTCAGTCAACGTATGGCAAATGAATTATGCGTTTGTTTAG
- the LOC111877600 gene encoding axial regulator YABBY 5 yields the protein MSISSTTTSPTVPQLLHHLPPPSCSDQLCYVQCTHCDTVLAVSVPCTSLFKTVTVRCGHCTNLLPLSMPGLLLPPSVNQFHISHTNFFSPSNHTLLDDQIPTGGSNFLINPNYANEFSLTACGGFRELPKPPVTNRPPEKRQRVPSAYNRFIKEEIQRIKAGNPDISHREAFSAAAKNWAHFPHIHFGLMPDQTTAVNKSSMRQQDHTDGGFMKDGFFASANVGVSPY from the exons ATGTCCATCTCCTCCACCACAACCTCCCCGACCGTACCACagctcctccaccacctccctcCTCCTTCATGCTCCGATCAGCTCTGCTATGTCCAGTGCACTCACTGCGATACCGTCCTCGCC GTGAGTGTTCCTTGCACCAGCTTGTTCAAGACAGTGACAGTCCGGTGTGGTCACTGCACGAACCTCCTTCCCTTGAGCATGCCTGGGTTGCTGTTGCCACCATCAGTGAATCAGTTCCATATTAGTCATACTAATTTCTTTTCTCCTTCTAATCATACGCTgttg GATGATCAAATTCCGACTGGGGGTTCCAACTTTCTCATCAATCCGAATTACGCAAATGAGTTTTCGTTGACTGCTTGCGGAGGATTTAGGGAGCTTCCGAAACCCCCTGTGACTAATAGAC CTCCAGAGAAGAGACAGAGAGTCCCCTCCGCCTACAATCGATTCATCAA GGAAGAGATTCAAAGGATCAAAGCTGGGAATCCTGACATTAGTCATAGAGAAGCCTTCAGTGCTGCTGCTAAGAAT TGGGCCCACTTTCCACACATTCACTTTGGTCTCATGCCTGATCAGACGACTGCTGTGAACAAGAGCAGCATGCGCCAACAG GATCACACAGACGGTGGTTTCATGAAAGATGGTTTCTTTGCTTCTGCAAATGTGGGCGTCTCTCCTTACTAG